A genome region from Prionailurus bengalensis isolate Pbe53 chromosome B4, Fcat_Pben_1.1_paternal_pri, whole genome shotgun sequence includes the following:
- the LOC122473622 gene encoding olfactory receptor 9K2-like: MSDRGTNNHSEVTDFILVGFRVRSELHILLFLIFLFVYAMILLGNVGMMTIIMTDPRLNTPMYFFLGNLSFIDLFYSSVIAPKAMINFWSESKSISFAGCVTQLFLFALFIVAEGFLLAAMAYDRFIAICNPLLYSVQMTAHLCTQLVAGSYICGCFSSILLTSVTFTLSFCASRAIDHFYCDYRPLQRISCSDIYFLKVVSFFLCSIIILPTIIVIIVSYMYIVSTVLKIKSSEGRKKAFSTCSSHLGVVSVLYGAVIFMYFIPDRFPELSKVASLCYTLVTPMLNPLIYSLRNKDVKEALRKILGKKILLFNSILTVT; this comes from the coding sequence ATGAGTGACAGGGGAACAAACAATCACTCGGAAGTGACTGACTTCATCCTTGTAGGCTTCAGGGTCCGCTCTGAGCTCCACATTCTCCTCTTCCTGATCTTTCTGTTTGTGTATGCCATGATCCTTCTAGGGAATGTTGGGATGATGACCATTATTATGACTGATCCCCGGCTGAACACACCGATGTATTTCTTCCTAGGCAACCTGTccttcattgatctcttctattcGTCTGTTATTGCACCCAAAGCCATGATCAACTTCTGGTCTGAGAGCAAGTCCATCTCCTTTGCAGGTTGTGTGACCcagctctttctctttgccctcttCATCGTGGCGGAGGGATTTCTCCTGGCAGCCATGGCCTACGATCGCTTCATTGCCATCTGCAACCCACTCCTCTACTCTGTCCAGATGACAGCACATCTCTGCACGCAGTTGGTGGCTGGTTCCTATATTTGTGGCTGCTTTAGCTCAATTCTTTTGACCAGTGTGACATTTACTTTGTCCTTTTGTGCTTCCCGAGCCATCGACCACTTTTACTGTGATTACCGTCCACTTCAAAGGATTTCTTGTTCTGATATCTACTTTCTTaaggtggtttcttttttcttatgcaGCATTATTATTTTGCCTACCATAATTGTCATTATTGTGTCTTATATGTATATTGTGTCCACGGTTTTAAAGATAAAATCCTCTGAGGGACGTAAGAAAGCCTTCTCCACTTGCAGTTCACACCTGGGAGTCGTGAGTGTGTTGTATGGTGctgtgatttttatgtatttcatccCTGATAGATTTCCTGAGCTGAGTAAAGTGGCCTCATTATGTTACACCCTAGTCACTCCCATGCTGAATCCTTTGATTTACTCCCTGAGAAACAAAGATGTCAAAGAAGCTTTGAGAAAgattctagggaaaaaaatacttttatttaattctatattAACAGTGACATAA